DNA sequence from the Hoylesella buccalis ATCC 35310 genome:
CAGACAAAACAATTATAAAAACTATCATCGTTCCAAAAAAAATCATTAATATCGTACTAAAATGATTAAAAACAAGGAATTTATCTTATCTGAAGTAAAAGATTATGTGTTCATCACGTTAGGCCTGTTGCTTTACAGCACTGCCTTCACCATCTTCCTGATGCCCTACGAAATTGTAACCGGTGGGGTAACCGGTATGTCGGCCATCATTTATTATGCCACTGGCTTTAAGCTGGAGAACACATACATGATTATCAACATTTCATTGTTAATCGTAGCCCTGAAGATTTTGGGCTTCCGATTCATGATGAAAACCATCTATGCCATCTTTGCCCTATACTTTATGTTAATGTTTGCACAAAGTCTAATGCCTTTGGATGCTAACGGAAACTTTATCAAGGTATTGGGCGAGGGACAAGACTTCATGTCAATGGTCATTGGATGCTGTATCACTGGTTCATCATTGGCAGTGGTGTTTCTCAACAATGGCAGTACAGGCGGGTCGGATATCATTGCTGCTTGTGTCAACAAATACAAGGATATGTCCTTAGGACAGGTACTAATATTGGTAGATATCTTTATAGTCAGCAGTTGTTTCTTCTTCCCACAGTTTGGCGAAATGGCTGAACGAGCCCACAAAGTGGTATTTGGTTACTGTACCATCATCATCGAATGTTTCATGCTCGACTTTGTGTTTGCTCGTCAACGGCAATCGGTTCAGTTTATGATTTATTCGAGAAAACATGAAGAAATCGCTGAAATTCTGTCCAAAGAAACCGACCATGGACTGACTATTCTTGATGGTCACGGCTGGTATACCGGACAAGAAATCAAGGTAATTTGTTTGTTAGCCCGTAAAAGTGAAAGTCAATTAATCTTCCGACTCATCAAGATGACCGACCCAAATGCCTTTGTTAGTCAGAGTTCTGTCATCGGTGTGTACGGCGAGGGATTTGATCAAATCAAGGTAAAAGTAAAGAAAAAACATGAAAATAGTCTTCGCAACAAACAACAAGAACAAGCTTCAGGAAATTCGTGACATACTGGGAGAACGGTTTGAAATAGTGTCTTTGCAAGATATTGGTTGTCATGAGGATATTCCAGAGACAGGAGAT
Encoded proteins:
- a CDS encoding YitT family protein → MIKNKEFILSEVKDYVFITLGLLLYSTAFTIFLMPYEIVTGGVTGMSAIIYYATGFKLENTYMIINISLLIVALKILGFRFMMKTIYAIFALYFMLMFAQSLMPLDANGNFIKVLGEGQDFMSMVIGCCITGSSLAVVFLNNGSTGGSDIIAACVNKYKDMSLGQVLILVDIFIVSSCFFFPQFGEMAERAHKVVFGYCTIIIECFMLDFVFARQRQSVQFMIYSRKHEEIAEILSKETDHGLTILDGHGWYTGQEIKVICLLARKSESQLIFRLIKMTDPNAFVSQSSVIGVYGEGFDQIKVKVKKKHENSLRNKQQEQASGNS